From a single Myxococcales bacterium genomic region:
- a CDS encoding sulfatase — protein sequence MKKLCELARLAVLAATLAGSIQCTQSESAKVPDRIILIVVDTLRQDHVSAYATTATTATTVAPALTPNIDRLAAGGQLFTNAVAAYHSTTMSMAAIFTGRTPSIETGERKRPLEWNTFAACGMSRFAEPGKQDACVPDSLETLAEDMRRAGYWTLGVVSNELLYQPSGYDQGFDTWVEVGLPAPGETLNVFKASPIRTARHVNRDVLLALSQRPSDRFFLYIHYIDVHDWSLFQRSYEKSVQRFDERLGELLDELATMGLLENATIILTSDHGEMLVEKHLGLKTLRHFGNPSFEPVLKVPLIVTPPIKADANALVRSQDVRGMILKIAGIETELAPDLDFDELIISEKFYQNYRKGRWKSLWERSGDRQMLFDLVADPNEEVDLSQRRGDILLEHRKRIDELSRAMASAASLYQELSEQDRERLSVLGYIESVSDRVKDLAPKLQPGDSP from the coding sequence ATGAAGAAACTTTGCGAGTTGGCCCGGCTTGCTGTCCTTGCGGCCACACTCGCCGGCTCGATCCAATGTACGCAGTCGGAATCCGCAAAGGTGCCAGATCGGATCATCCTCATCGTAGTGGACACGCTGCGACAAGATCACGTATCCGCCTATGCCACGACCGCCACGACCGCCACGACAGTCGCTCCCGCACTGACCCCGAACATCGATCGACTTGCCGCCGGTGGCCAACTCTTCACCAATGCAGTGGCGGCCTACCACTCCACGACCATGTCGATGGCCGCCATCTTTACCGGGCGCACTCCGAGCATCGAGACCGGGGAGCGAAAGCGTCCGCTGGAATGGAACACCTTTGCGGCCTGCGGCATGTCTCGGTTCGCCGAACCCGGAAAGCAAGATGCCTGCGTTCCGGACAGCCTGGAAACCCTCGCGGAAGACATGCGTAGGGCTGGTTACTGGACGCTCGGGGTCGTTTCGAACGAACTGCTTTACCAACCCAGTGGTTACGACCAGGGTTTTGATACGTGGGTTGAAGTCGGCCTGCCTGCGCCAGGTGAGACCCTGAACGTCTTCAAGGCCTCGCCGATTCGAACCGCGCGTCACGTCAATCGCGACGTGCTGCTCGCGCTGTCCCAGCGTCCCAGCGATCGTTTTTTTCTCTACATCCACTACATCGATGTTCACGACTGGTCCCTGTTTCAACGCAGCTACGAGAAGTCCGTACAGCGATTCGACGAGCGCCTGGGTGAACTCCTCGATGAGCTTGCGACCATGGGGCTTCTCGAAAACGCGACCATCATCCTCACTTCCGATCACGGCGAGATGCTCGTTGAAAAGCATCTCGGCCTGAAGACCTTGCGACACTTCGGCAACCCGTCCTTCGAGCCAGTACTCAAGGTTCCCCTGATTGTGACACCGCCAATCAAAGCCGATGCCAATGCCCTGGTTCGATCCCAGGATGTGCGTGGGATGATTCTCAAAATTGCTGGAATCGAAACCGAGCTTGCGCCGGACCTGGATTTCGACGAGCTGATCATTTCCGAGAAGTTCTATCAGAACTACCGCAAGGGCCGCTGGAAAAGCCTCTGGGAACGAAGCGGCGATCGACAAATGCTCTTCGATCTCGTCGCGGACCCAAACGAAGAGGTGGATCTTTCGCAGCGAAGGGGTGATATCTTGCTGGAGCACCGCAAGCGAATCGACGAACTCAGTCGCGCCATGGCCTCAGCCGCGTCTCTTTACCAGGAACTCAGCGAACAAGACCGCGAACGGCTCAGTGTACTCGGCTACATCGAATCTGTAAGCGACAGGGTCAAAGATCTCGCCCCGAAGCTCCAACCCGGTGATTCGCCTTGA